The sequence GCCTAAAATCATGAACATTTGCCTTGCAAATGACACTTGAATAATGCCTCCTTCTCCTTATGTATCTCCTCCGGATAACTATTTTTATGCATTATTTTATGCATTTTATATATAAACAATAATGTTTTTTTATCTAATGATTACAATATAACATATTGTGCAATGTGTTTTCTATCTTAATTATATTAAAGAATAAGGCTTGCCCCCTAAGTTTTAAAATTCAATTTAAAATTAATAATCAAAATATTAAAATGCATGAAAATGAATATTTATACCACAAAGCTTTAAAGCGGTGAAGTAAATATACCTTACAAACATAAAACAACTTCTATATAATAATGAAGAAAAGCTTATTGGAAAGGAGAAGTTACCATGTCAATCATCGTGTACTCTGCACCAGGATGCAGCACTTGCGAGCTTGTTAAAAATTATTTAAAAGAAAAGGGACATGCATTTGAAGTTCGTGATTTACTTTCCAATCAGAAATACCAAAAAGAAGTCGAAGCACTAGGCATCATGGGGATTCCAGTTACTGTAGTCAATGGTAAAGCGATAAAAGGCTTTGAGCCAGCAGAATTAGATAAGCTTCTAGAGGAAGCGTAGCTTTCTTTTACTCTCCTTCTCACATAACTTTTAATAGCTGAAAAACACTAAGGAAGGCGACTGCATGTGTGCAATCGCCTTCCTTAGTGTTCACTATGTGTTTAAGTCTGCAATGTTTCCCGTAGACATATATAGCGACCATTCTCCGATGTTAGTCGCATGATCTCCAATACGCTCAAGTGATTGAAGTACTTTGATTAACTGCACACCTTCTTTAATTAATTCCGGCTGCTTTTCCATGCTCCACTCCACGTACTCGAAACACTTA comes from Aneurinibacillus migulanus and encodes:
- a CDS encoding glutaredoxin family protein is translated as MSIIVYSAPGCSTCELVKNYLKEKGHAFEVRDLLSNQKYQKEVEALGIMGIPVTVVNGKAIKGFEPAELDKLLEEA